One region of uncultured Sulfurimonas sp. genomic DNA includes:
- a CDS encoding YggS family pyridoxal phosphate-dependent enzyme — protein sequence MTQEEYKIYIDDVIRRVESARLKVSDYHIVKTVAISKYSTADDIIKLYNIGQRAFGENKVQDLKAKASELEELPLEWHFVGNLQKNKINNLLDINPTLFHALDSIELAHELQKKLASRDMVLDALLQINSAKEESKHGFMPEFAKEVYEQIKNDCPNINLKGVMSIGAHSQDKDIIKKSFDTTYEIYKNLDGATICSMGMSGDFELAIESGSNMIRLGSIMFNK from the coding sequence ATGACACAAGAAGAATATAAAATATACATTGATGATGTAATTAGAAGAGTTGAGAGCGCTAGACTTAAAGTTAGTGATTATCATATAGTAAAAACTGTAGCTATTAGCAAATACTCCACAGCAGATGATATAATAAAACTTTATAATATTGGGCAAAGAGCATTCGGAGAAAACAAGGTTCAAGACTTAAAAGCTAAAGCATCTGAGCTTGAAGAGTTACCACTAGAGTGGCATTTTGTTGGTAATTTACAAAAAAACAAGATAAACAATCTACTAGATATTAACCCTACTCTCTTTCATGCGTTGGATTCCATAGAGTTAGCACATGAGTTACAAAAAAAACTGGCATCTAGAGATATGGTTCTAGATGCTCTACTTCAAATAAACTCCGCAAAAGAAGAGTCAAAACATGGTTTTATGCCTGAATTTGCTAAAGAGGTTTATGAGCAAATCAAAAATGATTGTCCAAATATAAACTTAAAAGGTGTTATGAGTATCGGTGCTCACTCTCAAGATAAAGACATCATCAAAAAGAGCTTTGATACTACTTATGAGATTTACAAAAACTTAGATGGAGCGACTATTTGTTCTATGGGAATGAGTGGGGATTTTGAACTTGCAATAGAGTCCGGTTCAAATATGATTAGACTAGGCTCAATTATGTTTAATAAGTAA